Proteins encoded together in one Streptomyces sp. NA04227 window:
- the uvrB gene encoding excinuclease ABC subunit UvrB: MRPVTQIERTVAPFEVVSQYQPNGDQPTAIAELEKRITAGEKDVVLLGATGTGKSATTAWMIERLQRPTLVMAPNKTLAAQLANEFRELLPNNAVEYFVSYYDYYQPEAYVPQSDTYIEKDSSINEEVERLRHSATNSLLTRRDVIVVASVSCIYGLGTPQEYVDRMVPLKVGEEIDRDQLLRRFVDIQYTRNDLAFTRGTFRVRGDTIEIFPVYEELAVRIEMFGDEIEALSTLHPLTGEVISEDEHLYVFPASHYVAGPERLERAVRDIEQELTGRLAELEKQGKLLEAQRLRMRTSYDIEMLRQIGSCSGVENYSMHFDGRDPGTAPNTLLDYFPEDFLLVIDESHVTVPQIGAMYEGDASRKRTLVDHGFRLPSALDNRPLKWEEFQERVGQTVYLSATPGTYELSRGDGHVEQIIRPTGLVDPEVVVKPTEGQIDDLVHEIRRRTEKDERVLVTTLTKKMAEDLTDYFLELGIQVRYLHSDVDTLRRVELLRELRAGDYDVLVGINLLREGLDLPEVSLVAILDADKEGFLRSGTSLIQTIGRAARNVSGQVHMYADKITPAMEKAIDETNRRREKQVAYNTANGIDPQPLRKKINDIVATIAREDVDTEQLLGTGYRQGKEGGAKAPVPALGKTGAEGGKKTAGKKAGKTVPTDRPAAELAQQIEDMTERMRAAAADLQFEIAARLRDEVSEMKKELRQMRDAGLA, translated from the coding sequence ATGCGGCCCGTAACCCAGATCGAACGCACCGTGGCGCCCTTCGAGGTCGTCAGCCAGTACCAGCCCAACGGTGACCAGCCCACCGCCATCGCGGAGCTGGAAAAGCGCATCACCGCGGGCGAGAAGGACGTCGTCCTGCTCGGCGCGACCGGCACCGGCAAGTCCGCCACCACCGCGTGGATGATCGAGCGCCTCCAGCGCCCCACCCTGGTCATGGCGCCCAACAAGACCCTGGCCGCACAGCTCGCCAACGAGTTCCGTGAACTCCTGCCGAACAACGCCGTCGAGTACTTCGTCTCGTACTACGACTACTACCAGCCCGAGGCGTACGTCCCGCAGTCGGACACCTACATCGAGAAGGACTCCTCGATCAACGAGGAGGTCGAGCGGCTGCGGCACTCCGCGACCAACTCGCTGCTCACCCGACGCGACGTCATCGTGGTCGCCTCCGTCTCCTGCATCTACGGCCTCGGCACCCCGCAGGAGTACGTGGACCGCATGGTCCCGCTCAAGGTCGGCGAGGAGATCGACCGCGACCAACTGCTGCGCCGCTTCGTCGACATCCAGTACACCCGCAACGACCTCGCCTTCACCCGCGGCACGTTCCGGGTGCGCGGCGACACCATCGAGATCTTCCCGGTGTACGAGGAACTCGCCGTCCGTATCGAGATGTTCGGCGACGAGATCGAGGCGCTGTCCACGCTGCACCCGCTCACCGGCGAGGTCATCAGCGAGGACGAGCACCTCTACGTCTTCCCCGCCTCGCACTACGTCGCCGGTCCCGAGCGCCTGGAGCGGGCCGTGCGCGACATCGAGCAGGAGCTCACCGGGCGGCTCGCCGAACTGGAGAAGCAGGGCAAGCTCCTGGAGGCCCAGCGGCTGCGCATGCGCACCAGCTACGACATCGAGATGCTCCGCCAGATCGGCTCCTGCTCCGGCGTGGAGAACTACTCGATGCACTTCGACGGGCGCGACCCCGGCACCGCACCCAACACCCTGCTCGACTACTTCCCCGAGGACTTCCTGCTCGTCATCGACGAGTCGCATGTGACCGTGCCGCAGATCGGCGCGATGTACGAGGGCGACGCCTCCCGCAAGCGGACCCTGGTCGACCACGGCTTCCGGCTGCCGTCCGCGCTCGACAACAGGCCGCTGAAATGGGAGGAGTTCCAGGAACGCGTCGGGCAGACCGTGTACCTGTCGGCGACCCCGGGCACCTACGAACTCTCCCGCGGCGACGGCCATGTCGAGCAGATCATCCGCCCCACCGGCCTGGTCGACCCCGAGGTCGTGGTCAAGCCCACCGAGGGCCAGATCGACGACCTGGTGCACGAGATCCGCCGGCGCACCGAGAAGGACGAGCGGGTGCTTGTCACCACGCTCACCAAGAAGATGGCCGAGGACCTCACCGACTACTTCCTCGAACTCGGCATCCAGGTCCGCTATCTGCACAGCGACGTCGACACCCTGCGCCGCGTCGAACTGCTGCGGGAACTGCGGGCCGGTGACTACGACGTCCTGGTCGGCATCAACCTGCTGCGCGAGGGCCTCGACCTGCCCGAGGTCTCCCTGGTGGCCATCCTCGACGCCGACAAGGAAGGCTTCCTGCGCTCGGGCACCTCGCTGATCCAGACCATCGGCCGTGCGGCGCGCAACGTCTCCGGCCAGGTCCATATGTACGCGGACAAGATCACCCCGGCGATGGAGAAGGCCATCGACGAGACCAACCGCCGCCGGGAGAAGCAGGTCGCGTACAACACCGCCAACGGCATCGACCCGCAGCCGCTGCGCAAGAAGATCAACGACATCGTCGCCACCATCGCCCGCGAGGACGTCGACACCGAACAACTCCTCGGTACGGGCTACCGCCAGGGCAAGGAGGGCGGCGCCAAGGCTCCGGTGCCCGCGCTCGGCAAGACCGGCGCCGAGGGCGGCAAGAAGACGGCCGGGAAGAAGGCGGGCAAGACCGTGCCCACCGACCGCCCGGCCGCCGAACTCGCCCAGCAGATCGAGGACATGACCGAGCGTATGCGGGCGGCCGCCGCCGACCTGCAGTTCGAGATCGCGGCCCGGCTGCGCGACGAGGTCTCCGAGATGAAGAAGGAACTGCGGCAGATGCGGGACGCCGGACTCGCCTGA
- a CDS encoding methylated-DNA--[protein]-cysteine S-methyltransferase yields the protein MKSENAAGSGASVDAGIETGVNAGLDAGEDGRGGRRLVWTVRATDIGPLLLAATEQGLVNVVFHATDRVRDRALERLAARLGTEPVHEPSSDLLAEPIRQLDAYFAGRLHAFTLPLDWRMLSGARGFNRQVLEELTAGVPFGSVAGYGDLAAKVGQPAAAQAVGVAMGSNPLPVVVPCHRVVERDGGIGGFGGGLETKRQLLALEGVLPQPLF from the coding sequence ATGAAGAGTGAGAACGCCGCGGGGTCCGGTGCCAGTGTTGATGCCGGTATCGAGACCGGTGTCAATGCCGGTCTCGATGCCGGTGAGGACGGCCGGGGTGGGCGGCGGCTGGTCTGGACGGTGCGTGCCACCGACATCGGTCCCCTGCTGCTCGCCGCGACGGAGCAGGGCCTGGTCAATGTCGTCTTCCATGCCACGGACCGCGTCCGCGACCGGGCACTGGAACGGCTGGCCGCACGGCTGGGAACCGAGCCTGTGCACGAACCCTCCTCGGACCTGCTGGCGGAGCCGATACGCCAGCTCGATGCCTACTTCGCGGGCCGCCTGCACGCGTTCACGCTGCCCCTGGACTGGCGGATGCTCTCGGGAGCCCGGGGCTTCAACCGGCAGGTGCTCGAAGAGCTGACGGCCGGGGTGCCGTTCGGCAGCGTGGCGGGGTACGGGGACCTGGCGGCGAAGGTCGGGCAGCCCGCTGCCGCGCAGGCGGTCGGCGTGGCCATGGGCTCCAACCCGCTGCCGGTGGTGGTGCCCTGCCACCGTGTGGTGGAGAGGGACGGTGGCATCGGCGGTTTCGGCGGCGGGCTGGAGACCAAGCGTCAGCTCCTCGCCCTGGAAGGAGTCCTGCCGCAGCCGCTGTTCTGA
- a CDS encoding pseudouridine-5'-phosphate glycosidase — MLVVSDEVAQALTAGRPVVALESTIIAHGLPRPRNLRVALELEALVREEGATPATIAVLDGRAHVGLDEAQLERVAQDDTVRKLSHRDLPLATATGASGATTVSATALLASRAGVRVFATGGLGGVHRDWTSTQDESADLGLLARTRITVVCAGVKSILDVPATLQRLETLGVAVAGYGTDRFPGFYLTDSGNPVDWTLHTPEEVAAVMRAQDALGTEDSALILARPVSRAEQLDPELHDRVLHAALAECEAKGVSGQAVTPFLLERLTEGTAGASLEANLAAVRGNVRLAARVAGAWVRG; from the coding sequence GTGCTGGTTGTTTCCGACGAGGTCGCTCAGGCACTGACGGCGGGCCGTCCGGTCGTCGCCCTGGAGTCGACGATCATCGCCCACGGCCTGCCCCGCCCGCGCAATCTGCGCGTCGCCCTCGAACTCGAAGCCCTCGTACGCGAGGAGGGCGCGACACCCGCGACCATCGCCGTACTGGACGGACGCGCCCATGTCGGCCTCGACGAGGCGCAGTTGGAGCGAGTCGCCCAGGACGACACGGTACGGAAGCTGAGCCACCGGGACCTGCCGCTCGCGACGGCGACGGGGGCCAGCGGTGCCACCACCGTCTCGGCGACCGCGCTGCTCGCCTCGCGCGCGGGAGTGCGCGTGTTCGCCACCGGAGGTCTCGGCGGGGTGCACCGCGACTGGACGTCGACCCAGGACGAGTCGGCCGACCTGGGACTGCTCGCACGGACCAGGATCACCGTGGTGTGCGCGGGTGTGAAGTCGATCCTCGACGTCCCGGCCACGCTGCAACGCCTGGAGACATTGGGCGTGGCGGTCGCGGGCTACGGAACGGACCGTTTTCCCGGCTTCTACCTGACCGACTCGGGCAACCCGGTCGACTGGACACTGCACACACCCGAAGAGGTCGCCGCGGTCATGCGCGCCCAGGACGCCCTGGGCACCGAGGACTCCGCACTGATCCTCGCCCGCCCGGTGTCCCGCGCCGAACAGCTCGACCCGGAGCTGCACGACCGGGTGTTGCACGCGGCGCTCGCCGAGTGCGAGGCGAAGGGCGTCAGCGGACAAGCGGTGACACCGTTCCTCCTGGAACGCCTCACCGAGGGCACGGCGGGGGCGTCTTTGGAGGCGAACCTCGCCGCGGTACGGGGGAATGTGAGGCTGGCGGCGCGGGTCGCGGGTGCGTGGGTGCGGGGGTGA
- a CDS encoding MHYT domain-containing protein — MQGTVDGFSYGLVTPVVAFLMGCLGGALGLRCTVRSMVVAKSWRAGWLALASAAIGSGIWSMHFVAMMGFTVKESEIHYDRLTTFASLAVAILMVGVGIFIVGFRGARGTALFTGGTLTGLGVASMHYLGMAGMRLDGHLEYNTLTVAASVVIAVVAAITALWAAGQVRGFAWSIGASLVLGLASFGMHYTGMAAVTVHLHEQPYQQAATATVPGGDSPAELLAPLLAGPLFFLLLVAAIVVFDPMTVMGRPQHTRGTRGNPEPMSSAVNPGGRIPHQRPRARTPQNR; from the coding sequence ATGCAGGGCACGGTTGACGGATTCAGCTACGGGCTCGTCACGCCTGTCGTGGCATTCCTGATGGGCTGTCTCGGCGGCGCCCTCGGCCTGCGGTGCACCGTGCGGTCGATGGTGGTGGCCAAGTCCTGGCGGGCCGGCTGGCTCGCCCTCGCCTCGGCGGCCATCGGCTCCGGGATCTGGTCGATGCACTTCGTGGCGATGATGGGATTCACCGTCAAGGAGAGCGAGATCCACTACGACCGGCTCACCACCTTCGCGAGCCTTGCCGTGGCCATCCTCATGGTCGGCGTGGGGATCTTCATCGTGGGCTTCCGGGGCGCCCGCGGCACCGCCCTGTTCACCGGCGGCACACTCACCGGACTGGGCGTCGCCTCGATGCACTACCTGGGCATGGCCGGGATGCGGCTGGACGGCCACCTGGAATACAACACGCTGACCGTGGCCGCCTCGGTGGTGATCGCGGTGGTCGCCGCGATCACCGCGCTGTGGGCGGCCGGACAGGTACGCGGCTTCGCCTGGAGCATCGGCGCCAGCCTGGTCCTGGGCCTCGCCTCGTTCGGCATGCACTACACCGGCATGGCCGCCGTCACCGTCCATCTGCACGAACAGCCCTACCAGCAGGCCGCGACGGCGACCGTGCCCGGCGGGGACTCGCCCGCCGAACTGCTCGCGCCGCTCCTCGCCGGCCCGCTGTTCTTCCTGCTCCTGGTCGCCGCGATCGTGGTCTTCGACCCGATGACCGTGATGGGCCGCCCGCAGCACACCCGCGGCACCCGCGGGAACCCCGAACCGATGTCCTCGGCGGTGAACCCCGGCGGTCGCATTCCGCACCAGCGGCCCCGGGCCCGCACCCCGCAGAACCGCTGA
- a CDS encoding glycerophosphodiester phosphodiesterase family protein: MLTRAAVATTTAAISAVVFLQPGAPAQAAPSARAAEEITVISHRGASGHAPENTLAAVDKARELGFDWVENDVQRTRDGELVVLHDTDLKRTTDVEQVFPDRSPWKVADFTAAEIARLDAGSWYGQEYAGARVPTLKQYLERVDENRQKLLLEIKAPELYPGIENDVLRVLGEQNWLDASHLARRLVVQSFSAPSLRTLHAERPDVVTGFLGAPPVSELGAYGQFADQINPSAATLTAGYVDAVHAVRGAHGKPLTMSTWTVNDAQTARRVAGYGVDGIITNVPDVVRDAISSS, encoded by the coding sequence GTGCTCACACGCGCAGCAGTCGCCACCACTACCGCCGCGATCTCAGCCGTCGTGTTCCTGCAGCCCGGGGCTCCCGCCCAGGCCGCGCCGTCCGCCAGGGCCGCCGAGGAGATCACCGTCATCTCGCACCGGGGCGCCTCCGGCCATGCGCCGGAGAACACGCTCGCCGCCGTCGACAAGGCACGTGAGCTGGGCTTCGACTGGGTCGAGAACGATGTGCAGCGCACCAGGGACGGCGAACTCGTCGTGCTGCACGACACGGACCTGAAGCGCACCACGGACGTGGAGCAGGTCTTCCCCGACCGCTCCCCGTGGAAGGTCGCCGACTTCACCGCCGCGGAGATCGCCCGCCTGGACGCGGGCAGCTGGTACGGCCAGGAGTACGCGGGCGCCCGGGTGCCCACACTGAAGCAGTACCTGGAACGCGTCGACGAGAACCGGCAGAAGCTCCTCCTGGAGATCAAGGCGCCGGAGCTCTACCCGGGCATCGAGAACGACGTGCTGCGCGTCCTCGGCGAGCAGAACTGGCTCGACGCCTCCCACCTGGCCCGCCGCCTGGTGGTGCAGAGCTTCAGCGCGCCCTCGCTGCGCACCCTGCACGCCGAGCGCCCGGACGTCGTCACCGGCTTCCTCGGCGCTCCCCCGGTCTCGGAACTCGGCGCGTACGGACAGTTCGCGGACCAGATCAACCCGAGCGCGGCCACGCTGACGGCGGGCTACGTGGACGCGGTGCACGCGGTGCGCGGCGCGCACGGCAAGCCGCTGACGATGTCGACCTGGACCGTCAACGACGCGCAGACCGCGCGCCGGGTCGCGGGCTACGGCGTCGACGGGATCATCACGAACGTTCCCGACGTGGTGCGCGACGCCATCTCGTCGAGCTGA
- a CDS encoding TerD family protein: MTVNMTKGQAINLQKNDGGSLSAVRMGLGWQAAPRRGLFGSRTREIDLDASAVLFADKQPVDVVFFRHLVSDDGSVRHTGDNLVGGVGQGGDDEAVLVDLQRVPVHIDQIVFTVNSFTGQTFQEVQNAFCRLVDETNGQELARYTLAGGGQYTAQIMAKVHRAGSGWQMTALGSPANGRTFQDLMPAILPHL; this comes from the coding sequence GTGACGGTCAACATGACCAAGGGGCAGGCCATCAACCTGCAGAAGAACGACGGGGGCTCGCTGAGCGCGGTGCGCATGGGGCTCGGCTGGCAGGCCGCCCCGCGCCGCGGCCTCTTCGGCTCGCGCACCCGGGAGATCGACCTCGACGCCTCGGCCGTCCTCTTCGCCGACAAGCAGCCGGTCGACGTGGTCTTCTTCCGCCACCTCGTCAGCGACGACGGCTCGGTGCGGCACACCGGCGACAACCTCGTCGGCGGCGTGGGCCAGGGCGGGGACGACGAGGCCGTCCTCGTCGACCTGCAGCGGGTGCCCGTCCACATCGACCAGATCGTCTTCACGGTGAACTCCTTCACCGGCCAGACCTTCCAGGAAGTGCAGAACGCCTTCTGCCGTCTGGTCGACGAGACCAACGGCCAGGAGCTGGCCCGTTACACGCTCGCGGGCGGCGGCCAGTACACGGCGCAGATCATGGCCAAGGTGCACCGCGCGGGCAGCGGCTGGCAGATGACGGCCCTGGGCAGCCCGGCCAACGGCCGGACCTTCCAGGACCTGATGCCCGCGATCCTGCCGCACCTGTAA